In the genome of Daucus carota subsp. sativus chromosome 9, DH1 v3.0, whole genome shotgun sequence, the window AAAATTCATATATTGTAGAGTATAACAACAAAGGCCCGGGTGCTGATGTTTCGAAGCGGGTGACATGGCCTTCTATCAAGAAAATTACTCCTCAAGAAGCTTCTACTTATACTCCTTCAGGTTTTCTCAAGGGGGACTCATGGATTCCAGTTACTGGCGTCCCGTCTTCGGGGTGTACTGGAGGTGCAGCAGCTTCCTTCCCAGATGCTACCGCTGCTTCACCTGGCGCCAGTGCCCCATCAATGGCCTCAACGGCACCTGCAAATGCGCCATCTCCCGGTGCTGCAGCATAATCTGGCTTCAAGGCTTCAGGTTATGCTACtagcagtggcggaaccagagggggctAGGAGATGCTAGTACACACGTTAGCTTCTAATTAAAATGAAACATACACTGTGACAAATTTCAGTATAATTATACTGAAGCTTCACTTCTGCATAGTtacaagacaaaaaaaaaagtttatgcAGGCAAACATCATTAATCTGCCGCTGCAGACTTGCGGTAATGGATTTTGATTAAACTCATGATTAACTTTTACGTAGAGTTTCTTCAGTTTTGAAGCacttggatttttctaatttaaggAAATGTAagtttcattaatattttttccgGCTCTAGTTTTAGTGATTATTATCTTCTGTATTCCAGGAGTCTTAGTTTATCCCCTCTTCTTCCTCTTTATTGTGTCTTGGCAATAGTGAAATTTCATGACAAGTGTGAATAATATTAGGTGTATTTCATAATGTAACTAAATTGACtaacttaattaaataattatcttTTATGTGGAGATAATCTTGAAAGTATAATTAGAGACTAAATGGTTGTATGTTGTATAAACTTATTCATGAAATACAAATTGTTATGTTCAAAATTTTACATGGATTTAACTGAGATGGGTCAGGCCCACTCTAAACTCGCACAAATGCACGATATGAATCTAATACTCTAGTTCCTGCACAAAATGTAGCCTCGGAAGCAACACTACTAATAGGGATAACCAACAAATCACGAGCAATTTTCgataaaattttatactttaattCATTGGCTTTCCACCATGCTAGCATCAAATTGAGAATTCTCTTCTTCATTCTGGTATCTATATATAAACTCCCTCTTCCAAATATATATCCAATTATGATTTTATCGGCACACATATCTCAATAGAATCCAAATATTGAACAAACCTGGATAAACCAGAAGGTCTGACATCTTGTTTCTGATTTGACGGCCTCTGGCTATGACTAGAAGAGCTCCCCTTACcagtacaagttgtttgcattgCGTACTCATTGAATAATTCATAAAGTGAATCACGCACATTGTTTAATTTAGAGCGAGCATCACAAGTAAGATATATTTtcttgaaaacaaaattaacaagaATTAACTTGTATGTAGGATCAAGAACAGTAGCTATAGTCATCAAAAGATTGTTTTCACCCCAATACTTATCAAATCCGGCTTCCATTTTTTTAACCATGATTTGGATAAATTCTTCTCAAGTTTAATCTTTCTCGTCCAACACTTCTTTAACTCTccaaataattcaagaaaaagaTTTGAAGTCCGATAATCACTACCCGACATGACGTGAGTTGTCTCATAAAATACTTCAAGAATTTTAACTACTTACTTTCTAGTTCTTGTAAATATCCGCTTTAAAATTCTAAGAGCTACATTATTATTTGATGCATTATCAACGAAGATCGTAAATATCTTATTCTCAATTCCCCAGTACTTGATACACTTGAATAAAGCATTAGATAGATCAACACCTAAAAATGTTATTTGGCaaataattattaaactaaCCAGGTTACTACattcaatatataaagtaaataataacaattaatattatttaatacctGTATGATGAGAAGGGAAATCCACGAAACTAAGACCACGAAAAAACGAAAATATGAAAGTGTTATACATCCAGGGGAAATGCAAAACAACATAACAAAACAAGAGGGTAGATATGGAGATGGACTTGCACGGATTAACCGACATGGGATATGTGGTCCTGTGTGTAATTGTCAATTTAAAGTGTATAAAAGAGGAAGTATACACTACGCATTAacacatatatgtatttttttttttttgaaataaattaacacatatatgtatgtaaatgctttttaaaaaacataataattatgaTCGTCGGATTAAAATGTAATAGACGGTCTAAATTTTggaatccaatatttccaataATTTATGGTCTCCGCTGAATTTGGACCATTATTTTATGTGTAGACATTCAATACATATAACTATCACAAATTATAGATAAGGGGAGTGTAGCGCGttggagtatatatatatatatatatatatatatatatatatatatatatatatatgagttttcAATGAGAaatgtgtattttttttaatatgttaacACATTTTTTAGCTAAGGGCTTCGAAGCGTGGATGTACCGTTGGCCTCGGAGAGATTCaactatttttaagaaattgattTGAGTTACGAGCCAACAATATGTGTATTTCTTACAATAGAGTTAGTATAGTGGTACTATATTTAATCCTTACATATTCACTATACTCTTGAGTAGGGAGAGAAGTGTGGCGATTAACACGATTAACGTCTCACACATTAGTTGTTTGAATAAGTTTGAACTTATATGGCTCTTGAATTTGCATGAAAAGTTTACAGGAAAATAGGAGGTGTTTCCTGGCATCTTACATGGTGATTGTTAGCTATATTACAGGGTCTCTGAGTGATTAATAATCACTAGTAACCTTCTAAAATTATACTAGTGTGATAAGACCATATATAAAATTGCTAAATGCTAAAAAAGGGAAGTTGCCAAATAGAGGTGAAGTGTGTTTAGGTGTTTAAATACTATGTCAATCTTTTGTGTCATTCACATTTTACATCTGGAGGGATAATGGGTCTTGGGAGAATAGTTGGGGTAATATGTTCGTTTTCGGTCTTGCTACATGTAGTCTTGGTGGCTGCGCAAGGTGACCCTGCAGGAGGTGGAGGCGCGGGAGGGGTCGCTGTGGCCCCTGAGGCCGGGGGAGGTGCCGGAGGGGTCGCTGTGGCCCCTCAGGCCGGGGGAGGTGCTGGAGGGGATGGGGGCGCTGAGGCCGGGGGAGGTGCTGAGGCTGGGGGTGGTGGAGGTCTCCTTGGGGGATTTCTTGCGGGGCTTGCTCATGGAGGCGGTGGAGGCGGTGGAGGTGGTGGAGGTGGTCTTTTAGGGGCGCCAAGTAAAATGATGAAGGCTGGGATGAATAACGCATTGAACCACCTAGAAGAGGTCATTATGAATTCGCCACTATTACAAGAAGCTAAGAAGGATCCCAGAACAACAGCAGCTCATGATGTTTGTATGAATGTTCTTGATCGATCAATGAAAGACTTGCAGAGAACTTTGGAGAGGATGCATGTTCTCGATTTTGATTTAGATGACTTGGATGACCGTCTTTTTGATCTCAAAGTTTGGCTATCTAGTGCTAGTAAAGGTCAAAATACTTGTTGCGATGCTTTTGAGAAAACAAGCGGAGAGGCAGGGGAAAGAATGAAGGAACTCCTGAAAGTATCTAAAGAACTGACAGTTACTACTTTTAATATGATCGATACATTAGGCACTTTTTTGAGAGGTTTGCAATCAATGGGAGTGGTACCCGAACAGGAAGCACAAGGACAAGGTGCCAATACACAAGGACAAAGTGGAAGTACACGAAGACTATTACAGGTCCCATTGCCACCAGATCAGGTTCCTGCCTGGGTAAAGCCGAACTGGAAAAATCTTCTTGCAGGCGATGGTGCCAAAGCCAAGGCTCATGCTGTTGTTGCAGCAAATGGATCTGGGAAATTTAAGACTATTAACGACGCTGTGAAATCAATTCCACCAAATAGTCCAGAGATGTATATCATATACATTAAGGAAGGCGTTTATGCTGAAAACGTTGTGATTGGGTGGACGCAAACTAATGTGATGGTAGTTGGGGACGGCCCAGAGAAAACTAAGATCACGGGTTCAAGATCTGAGAAGAGAGGTTACAACACACTGCAATCTGCAACTTTTGGTAAGCTACACTTGTTCAATCTCCCACATATtgcaaagaaaataatttttcagcaTTAGTGGATAATTAATCAACATATATCCACCACATACATAACATGTGTTAAGGCCAAATGAGGACCCTTATATCAATCCATTTGGAACattaaacaaaatttgaaaGTGTATTCTTGAAATGAAAAAATGGATATTTTGAATACCTTTTGGCCGCTATAGAATTGCCTTTAATTAAATGTTTAAAACGGCTATCTAGTCCTACAGGTCCAgtttagccaaccattatatATAGCCAACCTCgttagagatgctcttatgaTATTTCAGGGTGTCCAGATCAGAGCCAGGGGCGGACCGAGTGTACGACCATGGGTGGCCATGCCCCCCCCACCCAAACACCCTTCCAGCAGCATAGTAGTAGTACTATATAGTCTCTATATAATCTCTATATAatcagttgtaaaatctgaaaATGCCCCCCCCCCCACCACATGTTTGTTTATATACATTTGCCCCCCTTATACGTCTAGTCTGCGTCCGCCTCTGATCAGAGCTGTCAGTTGACTCTACTAGATTTGTATAATAATGTGTGTGCGCTTGTTTGTGCGTTGTTCAGGAGTGGACGGATTCAATTTCTTGGTAAAGGACGTTGGATTCGAGAACACAGCAGCCCCAACAGAAGGCCCTGCAGTGGCACTGCGCATAGCAGCAGACAAAGCAGTCGTGATCAACTGCAAAATGGATGGCTATCAAGACACTCTCTTTGCCCAGGTCTATCGCCAATACTACCGCGACTGCCAAATCTCTGGCACCATTGATTTCGTTTTTGGAGGCAGTGTTTCCATCTTCCAAAACTGCCACATAATGGCCAGAAAGCCTGCTCTTGGACAGGCTGACCTGGTCCTAGCCCAAAACCGCGAATTTGCTAATGACATTTCAGGAATAGTACTCGATGGCTGTACCATCAAGGCCGAACCAGCTCTAACTTCTGATAAAGGTGTCCTATCATACTTGGGCCGCCCCTGGAAAGAGTACTCAAGGATGATTGTAATGAATTCCGACATTGATGGTTTTATCAATCCTAGTGGATGGGATATATGGCTCCCTAACAAGCCAAACACTCAGCACTCGTATATCGGAGAGTATAACAACAAAGGCCCGGGTGCTGATGTTTCACAGAGAGTGAAATGGCCTTCATATAAGAAACTTTCTCCTACTGAAGCTGCTACTTATTGTCCTTCAACTTTCCTTAAGGCCGATTCCTGGCTTCCACCTACTGGTGTCTCTGTGAAGTGAAAATCTTCGGCCATTCGATATATCTCAACAACATTATGTATCTGACATTTTGAATGCATGAACAATAAGGAGGCAAAATGAGTCTCTAATTTACATGGTGCCGCTAAGAGCTGTAATGTGATCCTGAATAGAACAGTACACAGAGGTAGgtttatcaattttttcataGGTTTTTAATGTAAACTTGTCAAGTGTTAGTTTGAGATTTCCCTCATTACATTGCATCTTATAATCAGATTTGATTGACTACGATTTCAGTTCTGGATGCTAGCTTGTTCTTAATTTAGTGTTGATCGGTCTATAACTATTTTTCTATTTGTTTggaaattgtaaatatttgtatataaaatttctaGTCATCTTGCTCAGCCTTAGTCACTTTTTAATGCATTTACAAATTTTGAGTACATAAAAAGGAAGATCAACTTATACGCTTTCTAAGTTATACCatatttatttgggtttttttGCAGAAATATCATGATTTcagaatttttcaaaaaataaatttttcgatttttaaaaagtattttcaaaTATACGGTTTGCAACTATTACAATCATATTTGCAACCGATCCACaaatagaattttaaaaatttaatacttgaactcatatttgataatataatatgtcGTATAACAAATTGCGCTTGCAGTTCATAGCTGCCGCAATATATACTTTCACCTCTACAAACAGCAACAAACTTATAGCGAGTCGCGGTTCATAGCTGCCGCAATACTTTCACCTCTACAAACAGCAACAAACTTATAGCGAGTCGGAAAAGCTTGAATACTGAGAAATGTGCAAGAAGTACATCAAAGAGAAACACCACTATCAACGTCTCGGTGAAGCCGAGAAAGAGGGTGATGAAAATCCATATATTTCAAGAAAAAACACTACGacaaattttgaaacaaaacaAGAGCACCCGGAGCTGCGCAATGCTTGCACCTCTACAAACAGCAACAAACTTATAGCTAGTCGGAAAAGCTTGAATACCGAGACGTGCAAAAAGTATATCAAGAAAAAACACCGACGTCAAAGTCTCGGTGAAGCCGAGAAAGATGGTGATGAAAATCCgtatattttcaagaaaaaacaCTTTAGTACAATGATTAagagtgatgatgatgaggtTGAGCTCAATTACTCGCTTCTGAAAGACATTGAGAACAAAATAGTAATTTTGGAAATTAAATTTCGATAGGAGTGATGTTCTTATTGATCTTCAAGATTGTATTAGATTGGAGTCTATTATTGAATAAAACTTCCAagcttttgtcaaaaaaaaaaatcaaatttgtattttcaattataaaagTTGCTGATAGTATTTTTTGGAATGAAACTTAAAAAGTAGTAATTTtggaaataagttttaaaataaccgtatttttaaaaatacttttaaaaaatagtattttcaGTAATTTCCATATTTATTTATACAGTAATGTAGACTCCGGTACTTAGTCACTTACAccatattttacatgttttaaaaataacttaCACCATATTTTTACCTATTTTTCACAAAATAAGTccatatcttaaaaaaaaatatgtaagtatgtattttttttcctgaaattaAGTACCTATTTAAGCTAAATAATGAATATGAAACAGGTTAATAAGCAAATATATGATCTAACTGACCCCAACTTCCAGTTTcgttattaaactaataaaaatttgcatttaCATGTGTTATCACGTTTGACTTGATAGAAAAGTATGACCCATGTAAACAAATAGTTAAAGGTGGCACTTGttccatacaaaaaaaaaaaaagaaaaaaaaggtggCACTTGTTAGTCCACAACAGAACACGACATGACCCATTTTGGAAGGCCAAATATATTTGAGTCTTTCGGTATAATATAACGAGGATGTGGGACATGACACATTTTGGAAAGCCAAATATATTTGAGGCTTTCGGTATAATAATCAGGATGTGGATTTGGCCGTCACCATATTTGGGCATTATATATCAAATAGTACTTTTCCTAAATGAGCCACAATTCTGGCTATTTATAAGAAGCTTACAATTTGAGTTTGAAGCATGTGTGGTTGGTTGTCCGGTAAGTTAGAATTTATAAGGCAGTGAAAGGCTGTTGAATCTGCACCATAGGAGTTGACATCTGAGGGCATGCATGTCAAAAAATAGGAGCTAAAAAAAGATAATTGCCAAAATAGAGGTGAAGTGTTTAAAGGTAGTTAAATACTGTGGTAATCTTCTCTTCATTCACATTTCACAACCTCTGGAGAGACAATGGCTCTCAACAAAAAAGTTGGGATTATCGGATTCTGTTCGGTCCTCCTGGTAGCCATGGTGGTCGGTGTGGTGTACACTCATGTTAACAGCGGTGACAGTGAGGCAGAGGAGGGTAAAAAAGACCAAATTAAGGAATCGCGAAAAGCTGTAAAATCAATTTGTCAGCCTACACAATACAGGGAGACCTGTGAAAAAAATCTCATGCCTGTGGCAAAAAATGACACGGACCCGAAAGATTTGATTAAGGCCGGGTTTGATTTTGCAATGCAACATATACATGAGACAGTTAAGCAATCGAAGCTGTTGCAAGAGGCGGAGAAGGATCCGAGGACAGCCTCAGCTTTTAAAGTTTGTAAGAACGTTCTGAGGCGAGCATTAAAAGATTTACAGAGATCGTTTGACAGAAtgactgattttgattttgaggaCCTGGATGATCGCCTTTTCGATCTTAAAGTATGGCTATCGAGTGCCAGTAAAGGTCAGAacacttgttgtgatgcttttGAAAAAACAACAGGGGAGGCAGGGGAAAAAATGAAGGAGCTTTTAAGAATATCTAAAGAGCTCACAATTAATGGTTTCCAAATGATTGATGAACTAACCCGTGTTTTGAAGGATATGCAAATACAAGGCACAAATACGCG includes:
- the LOC108202297 gene encoding pectinesterase/pectinesterase inhibitor — translated: MMKAGMNNALNHLEEVIMNSPLLQEAKKDPRTTAAHDVCMNVLDRSMKDLQRTLERMHVLDFDLDDLDDRLFDLKVWLSSASKGQNTCCDAFEKTSGEAGERMKELLKVSKELTVTTFNMIDTLGTFLRGLQSMGVVPEQEAQGQGANTQGQSGSTRRLLQVPLPPDQVPAWVKPNWKNLLAGDGAKAKAHAVVAANGSGKFKTINDAVKSIPPNSPEMYIIYIKEGVYAENVVIGWTQTNVMVVGDGPEKTKITGSRSEKRGYNTLQSATFGVDGFNFLVKDVGFENTAAPTEGPAVALRIAADKAVVINCKMDGYQDTLFAQVYRQYYRDCQISGTIDFVFGGSVSIFQNCHIMARKPALGQADLVLAQNREFANDISGIVLDGCTIKAEPALTSDKGVLSYLGRPWKEYSRMIVMNSDIDGFINPSGWDIWLPNKPNTQHSYIGEYNNKGPGADVSQRVKWPSYKKLSPTEAATYCPSTFLKADSWLPPTGVSVK